The following are encoded together in the Daucus carota subsp. sativus chromosome 5, DH1 v3.0, whole genome shotgun sequence genome:
- the LOC108220815 gene encoding transcriptional corepressor LEUNIG isoform X3: protein MDDPERILDAYIHDYLVKRRYSATSRIFQAEAAVPCNSTVIDAPGGFLYEWWSVFWDIFIARYKLQVPGVLSNSETQVTHEQENPQQRHQHSLESRRNLQMNEYLLQGKIQQQHQQLLGQQRRKEIEMDHRAHDLCSRQPDIMAIDANKALTMNSLAGQSRNIRNSPSAGISYLHPSINEGVTNTPLEGHPLNVRDHFQHRLQQQQQLNSLLRFPQAMNQYQPLENYILQAQQKSLLPTGSLETRQLGMVLNEQVTGSSNDGKLFSASEVVPNEGSGLQEGYPLSASGDGDVLTKQTQHNNEHRQQSRQGAIRKKSQNSDCTLYRNDKEGFGGSSTMFDDSLSNSSQRNDQTPLDCFAGGQSLEVNDNTNMISNSADHQVDPGEGGSTFSEIGQISAACQVNFCNLSTDGKLLVTGGGYDKKANLWSTDLGELRGVFEEHSDEISDACFSPQRPCIATSSLDKTVKVWDVEKPSYSLQTFCGHSAPVTSIDYHPINGDLICSCDSVNEIRYWSVKNGECDRVLKGGGTKVRFQPNHGRYIASVGSGLSLLDVETTQVVSNQFEVIQGHALNIQSVCWDFSGEFLASISEDRIRVWKIGSGAQPDCIHELSFSGKQFHCCVFHPHYRALLVVGCSQSLDLWNMVENRLMTPVVEPVCALAVSETSGLVASASWDNGVKMWKWI, encoded by the exons ATGGACGACCCAGAAAGAAT ATTGGATGCTTATATACATGATTATCTTGTAAAGAGGAGATACAGTGCCACTTCCAGGATATTTCAAGCAGAAGCTGCAGTACCCTGCAACAGTACTG TTATTGATGCTCCAGGCGGTTTTCTTTATGAATGGTGGTCTGTGTTTTGGGATATATTTATTGCTAGGTACAAGTTGCAAGTTCCTGGAGTCTTATCAAACAGTGAG ACTCAAGTTACTCATGAACAAGAGAATCCACAACAACGGCACCAACATTCCCTGGAATCTCGAAGGAACTTGCAGATGAATGAATACCTACTGCAAGGAAAAATACAACAGCAGCATCAGCAGTTGCTGGGGCAACAGAGGCGGAAGGAGATTGAAATGGACCATAGAGCTCATGACCTCTGTTCAAGGCAACCGGATATTATGGCCATAGATGCAAATAAAGCCTTAACAATGAATTCTCTCGCAGGACAGTCTAG AAATATTCGGAATTCTCCATCAGCAGGCATTTCTTACCTTCATCCGTCGATAAATGAAGGGGTCACCAATACGCCCTTGGAGGGACATCCATTAAAC GTCCGAGATCACTTTCAACACAGActtcagcagcagcagcagctgaATTCTTTGTTGCGATTTCCTCAAGCTATGAATCAATATCAGCCGCTAGAAAATTATATACTTCAAGCACAGCAAAAATCACTATTACCTACTGGTAGTCTGGAGACTAGGCAACTGGGTATGGTTCTTAATGAACAGGTTACAGGCAGTTCAAATGATGGAAAGTTATTTTCTGCTAGTGAAGTAGTTCCCAATGAAGGTTCAGGTTTGCAAGAAGGGTACCCTCTTTCTGCTAGTGGGGATGGAGATGTGCTTACTAAG CAAACACAGCACAACAATGAACACCGCCAACAAAGTCGGCAGGGTGCGATtagaaaaaaatcacaaaattcagaTTGCACCCTTTACAGAAATGATAAAGAAGGTTTTGGTGGCAGCAGCACAATGTTTGATGATAGCTTGTCAAACAGCAGTCAACGAAATGATCAG ACTCCATTGGATTGCTTTGCCGGTGGTCAATCTCTTGAAGTCAATGACAATACAAATATGATATCTAACAGTGCAGATCATCAGGTTGATCCAGGCGAAG GTGGTAGCACATTTTCGGAAATTGGGCAAATCAGTGCAGCTTGTCAAGTTAATTTTTGTAATCTGTCAACAGACGGGAAACTGCTTGTGACAGGCGGCGGGTATGATAAAAAG GCCAACTTATGGTCCACAGATTTGGGGGAACTGAGAGGTGTCTTTGAAGAACATTCTGATGAGATTTCTGATGCTTGTTTCTCACCGCAGAGGCCTTGTATTGCTACATCTTCACTTGACAAAACTGTCAAGGTGTGGGATGTTGAAAAA CCAAGTTATTCGCTACAAACCTTTTGTGGGCACTCTGCCCCTGTGACGTCGATTGATTACCATCCGATCAATGGAGATCTCATATGTTCTTGTGATAGTGTAAACGAGATTCGATACTGGAGTGTTAAGAATGGTGAATGTGATCGAGTTTTAAAG GGTGGTGGAACTAAGGTGAGGTTTCAACCTAATCATGGAAGGTATATTGCATCTGTAGGAAGTGGATTATCTCTACTTGATGTAGAGACCACCCAAGTGGTTTCTAATCAATTTGAG GTCATACAGGGTCATGCACTAAACATACAGTCTGTTTGCTGGGATTTTTCTGGTGAATTTCTCGCATCAATTAGTGAAGATCGGATTAGAGTTTGGAAAATCGGCTCTGGGGCACAACCTGACTGCATTCATGAATTAAGCTTTTCTGGAAAACAATTTCACTGTTGTGTTTTCCATCCCCATTACCGCGCGTTATTGGTGGTTGGCTGCTCTCAG TCTCTGGATCTTTGGAACATGGTTGAAAACCGGTTGATGACTCCAGTTGTGGAACCAGTTTGTGCATTAGCAGTATCAGAAACCAGCGGCTTGGTAGCTTCAGCTTCTTGGGACAATGGTGTTAAGATGTGGAAATGGATCTGA
- the LOC108220815 gene encoding transcriptional corepressor LEUNIG isoform X1, with product MDDPERILDAYIHDYLVKRRYSATSRIFQAEAAVPCNSTVIDAPGGFLYEWWSVFWDIFIARYKLQVPGVLSNSETQVTHEQENPQQRHQHSLESRRNLQMNEYLLQGKIQQQHQQLLGQQRRKEIEMDHRAHDLCSRQPDIMAIDANKALTMNSLAGQSRNIRNSPSAGISYLHPSINEGVTNTPLEGHPLNVRDHFQHRLQQQQQLNSLLRFPQAMNQYQPLENYILQAQQKSLLPTGSLETRQLGMVLNEQVTGSSNDGKLFSASEVVPNEGSGLQEGYPLSASGDGDVLTKQTQHNNEHRQQSRQGAIRKKSQNSDCTLYRNDKEGFGGSSTMFDDSLSNSSQRNDQASKNKTGQKRKISSSAHARKAVTTSTAGPSPTALPASSSSHRAVDSPRFSRSSCLLGNYGGGKHASGALSTPLDCFAGGQSLEVNDNTNMISNSADHQVDPGEGGSTFSEIGQISAACQVNFCNLSTDGKLLVTGGGYDKKANLWSTDLGELRGVFEEHSDEISDACFSPQRPCIATSSLDKTVKVWDVEKPSYSLQTFCGHSAPVTSIDYHPINGDLICSCDSVNEIRYWSVKNGECDRVLKGGGTKVRFQPNHGRYIASVGSGLSLLDVETTQVVSNQFEVIQGHALNIQSVCWDFSGEFLASISEDRIRVWKIGSGAQPDCIHELSFSGKQFHCCVFHPHYRALLVVGCSQSLDLWNMVENRLMTPVVEPVCALAVSETSGLVASASWDNGVKMWKWI from the exons ATGGACGACCCAGAAAGAAT ATTGGATGCTTATATACATGATTATCTTGTAAAGAGGAGATACAGTGCCACTTCCAGGATATTTCAAGCAGAAGCTGCAGTACCCTGCAACAGTACTG TTATTGATGCTCCAGGCGGTTTTCTTTATGAATGGTGGTCTGTGTTTTGGGATATATTTATTGCTAGGTACAAGTTGCAAGTTCCTGGAGTCTTATCAAACAGTGAG ACTCAAGTTACTCATGAACAAGAGAATCCACAACAACGGCACCAACATTCCCTGGAATCTCGAAGGAACTTGCAGATGAATGAATACCTACTGCAAGGAAAAATACAACAGCAGCATCAGCAGTTGCTGGGGCAACAGAGGCGGAAGGAGATTGAAATGGACCATAGAGCTCATGACCTCTGTTCAAGGCAACCGGATATTATGGCCATAGATGCAAATAAAGCCTTAACAATGAATTCTCTCGCAGGACAGTCTAG AAATATTCGGAATTCTCCATCAGCAGGCATTTCTTACCTTCATCCGTCGATAAATGAAGGGGTCACCAATACGCCCTTGGAGGGACATCCATTAAAC GTCCGAGATCACTTTCAACACAGActtcagcagcagcagcagctgaATTCTTTGTTGCGATTTCCTCAAGCTATGAATCAATATCAGCCGCTAGAAAATTATATACTTCAAGCACAGCAAAAATCACTATTACCTACTGGTAGTCTGGAGACTAGGCAACTGGGTATGGTTCTTAATGAACAGGTTACAGGCAGTTCAAATGATGGAAAGTTATTTTCTGCTAGTGAAGTAGTTCCCAATGAAGGTTCAGGTTTGCAAGAAGGGTACCCTCTTTCTGCTAGTGGGGATGGAGATGTGCTTACTAAG CAAACACAGCACAACAATGAACACCGCCAACAAAGTCGGCAGGGTGCGATtagaaaaaaatcacaaaattcagaTTGCACCCTTTACAGAAATGATAAAGAAGGTTTTGGTGGCAGCAGCACAATGTTTGATGATAGCTTGTCAAACAGCAGTCAACGAAATGATCAG GCTTCTAAAAACAAAACTGGGCAAAAGagaaagatatcctcgtcagctCATGCCAGAAAAGCAGTAACAACAAGCACTGCAGGTCCATCCCCAACTGCATTACCAGCATCATCTTCCTCGCACAGAGCGGTAGATAGTCCACGATTTTCTCGATCTTCATGTTTGCTTGGAAATTATGGTGGGGGAAAACATGCATCAGGCGCATTGTCT ACTCCATTGGATTGCTTTGCCGGTGGTCAATCTCTTGAAGTCAATGACAATACAAATATGATATCTAACAGTGCAGATCATCAGGTTGATCCAGGCGAAG GTGGTAGCACATTTTCGGAAATTGGGCAAATCAGTGCAGCTTGTCAAGTTAATTTTTGTAATCTGTCAACAGACGGGAAACTGCTTGTGACAGGCGGCGGGTATGATAAAAAG GCCAACTTATGGTCCACAGATTTGGGGGAACTGAGAGGTGTCTTTGAAGAACATTCTGATGAGATTTCTGATGCTTGTTTCTCACCGCAGAGGCCTTGTATTGCTACATCTTCACTTGACAAAACTGTCAAGGTGTGGGATGTTGAAAAA CCAAGTTATTCGCTACAAACCTTTTGTGGGCACTCTGCCCCTGTGACGTCGATTGATTACCATCCGATCAATGGAGATCTCATATGTTCTTGTGATAGTGTAAACGAGATTCGATACTGGAGTGTTAAGAATGGTGAATGTGATCGAGTTTTAAAG GGTGGTGGAACTAAGGTGAGGTTTCAACCTAATCATGGAAGGTATATTGCATCTGTAGGAAGTGGATTATCTCTACTTGATGTAGAGACCACCCAAGTGGTTTCTAATCAATTTGAG GTCATACAGGGTCATGCACTAAACATACAGTCTGTTTGCTGGGATTTTTCTGGTGAATTTCTCGCATCAATTAGTGAAGATCGGATTAGAGTTTGGAAAATCGGCTCTGGGGCACAACCTGACTGCATTCATGAATTAAGCTTTTCTGGAAAACAATTTCACTGTTGTGTTTTCCATCCCCATTACCGCGCGTTATTGGTGGTTGGCTGCTCTCAG TCTCTGGATCTTTGGAACATGGTTGAAAACCGGTTGATGACTCCAGTTGTGGAACCAGTTTGTGCATTAGCAGTATCAGAAACCAGCGGCTTGGTAGCTTCAGCTTCTTGGGACAATGGTGTTAAGATGTGGAAATGGATCTGA
- the LOC108220815 gene encoding transcriptional corepressor LEUNIG isoform X2, producing the protein MDDPERILDAYIHDYLVKRRYSATSRIFQAEAAVPCNSTVIDAPGGFLYEWWSVFWDIFIARYKLQVPGVLSNSETQVTHEQENPQQRHQHSLESRRNLQMNEYLLQGKIQQQHQQLLGQQRRKEIEMDHRAHDLCSRQPDIMAIDANKALTMNSLAGQSRNIRNSPSAGISYLHPSINEGVTNTPLEGHPLNVRDHFQHRLQQQQQLNSLLRFPQAMNQYQPLENYILQAQQKSLLPTGSLETRQLGMVLNEQVTGSSNDGKLFSASEVVPNEGSGLQEGYPLSASGDGDVLTKQTQHNNEHRQQSRQGAIRKKSQNSDCTLYRNDKEGFGGSSTMFDDSLSNSSQRNDQASKNKTGQKRKISSSAHARKAVTTSTAGPSPTALPASSSSHRAVDSPRFSRSSCLLGNYGGGKHASGALSTPLDCFAGGQSLEVNDNTNMISNSADHQVDPGEGGSTFSEIGQISAACQVNFCNLSTDGKLLVTGGGYDKKANLWSTDLGELRGVFEEHSDEISDACFSPQRPCIATSSLDKTVKVWDVEKPSYSLQTFCGHSAPVTSIDYHPINGDLICSCDSVNEIRYWSVKNGECDRVLKGGGTKVRFQPNHGRYIASVGSGLSLLDVETTQVVSNQFEGHALNIQSVCWDFSGEFLASISEDRIRVWKIGSGAQPDCIHELSFSGKQFHCCVFHPHYRALLVVGCSQSLDLWNMVENRLMTPVVEPVCALAVSETSGLVASASWDNGVKMWKWI; encoded by the exons ATGGACGACCCAGAAAGAAT ATTGGATGCTTATATACATGATTATCTTGTAAAGAGGAGATACAGTGCCACTTCCAGGATATTTCAAGCAGAAGCTGCAGTACCCTGCAACAGTACTG TTATTGATGCTCCAGGCGGTTTTCTTTATGAATGGTGGTCTGTGTTTTGGGATATATTTATTGCTAGGTACAAGTTGCAAGTTCCTGGAGTCTTATCAAACAGTGAG ACTCAAGTTACTCATGAACAAGAGAATCCACAACAACGGCACCAACATTCCCTGGAATCTCGAAGGAACTTGCAGATGAATGAATACCTACTGCAAGGAAAAATACAACAGCAGCATCAGCAGTTGCTGGGGCAACAGAGGCGGAAGGAGATTGAAATGGACCATAGAGCTCATGACCTCTGTTCAAGGCAACCGGATATTATGGCCATAGATGCAAATAAAGCCTTAACAATGAATTCTCTCGCAGGACAGTCTAG AAATATTCGGAATTCTCCATCAGCAGGCATTTCTTACCTTCATCCGTCGATAAATGAAGGGGTCACCAATACGCCCTTGGAGGGACATCCATTAAAC GTCCGAGATCACTTTCAACACAGActtcagcagcagcagcagctgaATTCTTTGTTGCGATTTCCTCAAGCTATGAATCAATATCAGCCGCTAGAAAATTATATACTTCAAGCACAGCAAAAATCACTATTACCTACTGGTAGTCTGGAGACTAGGCAACTGGGTATGGTTCTTAATGAACAGGTTACAGGCAGTTCAAATGATGGAAAGTTATTTTCTGCTAGTGAAGTAGTTCCCAATGAAGGTTCAGGTTTGCAAGAAGGGTACCCTCTTTCTGCTAGTGGGGATGGAGATGTGCTTACTAAG CAAACACAGCACAACAATGAACACCGCCAACAAAGTCGGCAGGGTGCGATtagaaaaaaatcacaaaattcagaTTGCACCCTTTACAGAAATGATAAAGAAGGTTTTGGTGGCAGCAGCACAATGTTTGATGATAGCTTGTCAAACAGCAGTCAACGAAATGATCAG GCTTCTAAAAACAAAACTGGGCAAAAGagaaagatatcctcgtcagctCATGCCAGAAAAGCAGTAACAACAAGCACTGCAGGTCCATCCCCAACTGCATTACCAGCATCATCTTCCTCGCACAGAGCGGTAGATAGTCCACGATTTTCTCGATCTTCATGTTTGCTTGGAAATTATGGTGGGGGAAAACATGCATCAGGCGCATTGTCT ACTCCATTGGATTGCTTTGCCGGTGGTCAATCTCTTGAAGTCAATGACAATACAAATATGATATCTAACAGTGCAGATCATCAGGTTGATCCAGGCGAAG GTGGTAGCACATTTTCGGAAATTGGGCAAATCAGTGCAGCTTGTCAAGTTAATTTTTGTAATCTGTCAACAGACGGGAAACTGCTTGTGACAGGCGGCGGGTATGATAAAAAG GCCAACTTATGGTCCACAGATTTGGGGGAACTGAGAGGTGTCTTTGAAGAACATTCTGATGAGATTTCTGATGCTTGTTTCTCACCGCAGAGGCCTTGTATTGCTACATCTTCACTTGACAAAACTGTCAAGGTGTGGGATGTTGAAAAA CCAAGTTATTCGCTACAAACCTTTTGTGGGCACTCTGCCCCTGTGACGTCGATTGATTACCATCCGATCAATGGAGATCTCATATGTTCTTGTGATAGTGTAAACGAGATTCGATACTGGAGTGTTAAGAATGGTGAATGTGATCGAGTTTTAAAG GGTGGTGGAACTAAGGTGAGGTTTCAACCTAATCATGGAAGGTATATTGCATCTGTAGGAAGTGGATTATCTCTACTTGATGTAGAGACCACCCAAGTGGTTTCTAATCAATTTGAG GGTCATGCACTAAACATACAGTCTGTTTGCTGGGATTTTTCTGGTGAATTTCTCGCATCAATTAGTGAAGATCGGATTAGAGTTTGGAAAATCGGCTCTGGGGCACAACCTGACTGCATTCATGAATTAAGCTTTTCTGGAAAACAATTTCACTGTTGTGTTTTCCATCCCCATTACCGCGCGTTATTGGTGGTTGGCTGCTCTCAG TCTCTGGATCTTTGGAACATGGTTGAAAACCGGTTGATGACTCCAGTTGTGGAACCAGTTTGTGCATTAGCAGTATCAGAAACCAGCGGCTTGGTAGCTTCAGCTTCTTGGGACAATGGTGTTAAGATGTGGAAATGGATCTGA
- the LOC108219813 gene encoding uncharacterized protein LOC108219813 yields MDTDVSRWLLDFLVRQPISDSNLTSLLSSLPLSDTDSNLKKLLLLRKLDSQISTPTQHLLLLLEQIEELDHRENVTTVESMKRAYCAVAVHCTFETECFEQAVKSIWSVRVGGMVRFGNVGLLCDELIRWKGDFETALSDSDVKKGLEEKWKAGVAVGDVLRGFVREAKEMMPPAFLELVAQAAVQDDGALRQLLGMEDTRQDIQMETVHRRSKVRAAKQYKRSTPRTSSGVKIVDNDDLAESDASPHKDYGCLSTPEVAELQENLRSSTLELQEMVKDPLPEAIAEAKNVASKLDCVDRRSDVIPAENSNLENKGSTHQTNATKASLMEQNKTAVTYEWDELSDGSADRESRPHFSSHKKEPVTLEKHENPKPIRRKRKVWSNLEEDTLRAGVQKYGIGNWKLILNMYKDIFDERTEVDLKDKWRNMTS; encoded by the exons ATGGACACCGACGTCTCTCGTTGGCTCCTTGATTTTCTTGTCCGGCAACCTATTTCCGATTCCAATTTAACCTCTCTCCTTTCGTCTCTCCCTCTCTCAGACACCGACTCCAATTTGAAAAAGCTTCTTCTTCTCAGAAAACTAGACTCCCAAATCTCTACTCCCACGCAACATCTTTTATTATTACTGGAACAGATAGAAGAGCTGGATCACAGAGAGAATGTCACGACTGTTGAGTCCATGAAGAGGGCTTATTGCGCTGTGGCTGTGCATTGTACTTTTGAGACTGAGTGTTTTGAGCAGGCTGTGAAGAGTATTTGGAGTGTTAGGGTTGGGGGGATGGTGAGATTTGGGAATGTGGGCTTGCTTTGCGATGAGTTGATAAGGTGGAAGGGTGATTTTGAGACGGCATTGTCGGATAGTGATGTGAAGAAGGGGTTGGAGGAGAAATGGAAAGCTGGGGTGGCTGTTGGTGACGTGCTTCGGGGTTTTGTGCGGGAAGCTAAGGAGATGATGCCTCCGGCTTTTCTTGAATTGGTGGCGCAGGCAGCTGTGCAGGATGATGGGGCGTTGAGGCAATTGTTGGGGATGGAGGACACTCGACAAG ATATCCAGATGGAAACGGTGCATCGCAGAAGCAAGGTTCGTGCTGCGAAACAATATAAAAGATCGACGCCTAGAACATCAAGCGGGGTCAAGATTGTTGATAATGATGACCTGGCTGAATCTGATGCATCACCTCACAAGGATTATGGCTGCCTGTCTACTCCTGAAGTTGCTGAATTACAGGAAAACCTGCGGTCAAGTACTTTAGAGCTACAAGAAATGGTGAAGGACCCTCTTCCTGAAGCCATAGCAGAGGCCAAGAATGTTGCGTCAAAACTAGATTGTGTTGACAGGAGAAGTGATGTAATTCCTGCAGAGAACAGTAATCTTGAAAATAAAGGCAGTACTCATCAAACTAATGCAACTAAGGCCAGCCTAATGGAACAAAACAAAACTGCCGTTACTTATGAGTGGGATGAATTGAGTGATGGGTCAGCTGATCGTGAAAGTAGACCTCACTTTTCCAGCCATAAGAAAGAACCGGTCACTCTGGAAAAACATGAAAATCCAAAACCTATCAGGAGAAAACGCAAGGTTTGGAGTAACCTAGAGGAAGACACTTTAAGAGCAGGTGTGCAGAAGTATGGTATTGGAAACTGGAAGCTTATTTTGAATATGTACAAGGATATATTTGATGAAAGAACTGAGGTTGATTTGAAGGACAAGTGGAGAAATATGACCTCTTGA
- the LOC108220511 gene encoding transcription factor AS1, with protein MQLDMKERQRWRSEEDALLRAYVKQYGPREWHLVSQRMNTPLNRDAKSCLERWKNYLKPGIKKGSLSEEEQLLVIRLQAKHGNKWKKIAAEVPGRTAKRLGKWWEVFKEKQQREQKENTKSVDPIEDSKYDQILENFAEKLVKDRRPQAFMATSSGGFLHPDQPVPSPPALLPAWLSNTSAPSNARPPSPSVTLSLSPSTTPLPTSVSWLHPERGQDSTPLTFSNMPSHGAPQREHMLVSELLECCRGLEEGHNAWAAHKKEAAWRLKRVELQLESEKMCRQKEKLEEIEAKVKALREEEKVTLDRIEAEYKEQLAGLRRNAEAKEQKLAENWAAKHLHLAKFIEQMAGHQPRISEPNGR; from the coding sequence ATGCAACTGGATATGAAAGAGAGACAGAGATGGCGCAGTGAAGAAGACGCTTTACTACGTGCATACGTGAAACAATATGGACCCAGAGAGTGGCACCTTGTGTCACAGCGGATGAACACGCCCCTAAACAGAGATGCAAAATCCTGTTTGGAAAGGTGGAAGAACTACCTTAAACCTGGTATAAAAAAGGGTTCCCTTAGTGAGGAGGAGCAACTCCTTGTTATTCGTCTTCAGGCCAAACACGGTAACAAATGGAAGAAAATTGCTGCTGAAGTCCCAGGCCGAACTGCCAAGAGATTAGGTAAATGGTGGGAAGTGTTTAAAGAAAAACAACAGAGAGAACAGAAGGAGAATACGAAGAGTGTAGATCCTATTGAGGATAGCAAATACGATCAGATTCTAGAGAATTTTGCTGAAAAATTAGTTAAAGATCGTCGGCCCCAAGCATTTATGGCTACTTCTAGTGGTGGATTTCTTCATCCTGACCAACCTGTTCCATCACCTCCAGCTTTACTCCCTGCATGGCTTTCTAATACAAGTGCTCCTTCAAATGCAAGGCCACCCTCGCCTTCAGTGACGCTCAGTCTATCTCCCTCAACAACTCCGCTCCCAACTTCAGTATCATGGCTACATCCTGAAAGGGGACAGGACAGTACTCCCTTAACTTTCAGCAATATGCCATCACATGGAGCGCCTCAACGAGAACATATGCTGGTCTCTGAACTGTTGGAATGCTGCAGAGGATTGGAAGAAGGGCATAATGCTTGGGCAGCACACAAGAAGGAAGCAGCTTGGAGATTAAAAAGGGTAGAGCTGCAGCTTGAATCGGAAAAGATGTGCAGACAGAAAGAGAAATTGGAGGAAATTGAGGCCAAGGTTAAAGCTCTCAGAGAAGAGGAAAAGGTAACCCTGGATAGGATTGAAGCTGAATACAAGGAGCAGTTGGCTGGATTGAGGAGGAATGCAGAAGCCAAGGAACAGAAATTAGCTGAGAATTGGGCTGCAAAGCACTTGCATCTTGCCAAGTTTATTGAGCAGATGGCAGGTCACCAACCAAGAATTTCTGAACCTAATGGGAGGTAG
- the LOC135152849 gene encoding uncharacterized protein LOC135152849 — protein sequence MEMKLFELKQDNMTVGEYEKKFTELSRFMGEYVDSEEKRAKRFQQGLKPWLRSRVAAFELTTYAEVVQKAMVIEGESEQNQKEKGNKKRRFESGEEGTSYKGQNQKVNQRFKLQSGPGNFKKRESGNKSQENRFQSSGQKPLQGSIPECKVCNKKHTGICNKANVVCYKCHAKGHYAHECKNQKANVTCYKCGRVGHVSRECKGAVNNQLLQMTAMPYPMNQATPMPAPSFPMPFNQPQMASSSSHPALTYPAQARTFNMNVKDAIQSSDVVSGTLSVNAASAKVLIDSGATRSFISKSFVDKLNCETQLMHEPLSVVLANQDRISVEHVCPHCTIVIAGHVFPASLIPF from the coding sequence ATGGAGATGAAGTTGTTTGAATTAAAACAAGATAATATGACAGTTGGGGAGTATGAGAAGAAGTTCACTGAACTATCTAGATTTATGGGAGAGTATGTTGATTCTGAAGAGAagagagcgaagagatttcaacaaggactaAAGCCGTGGTTGAGAAGTCGGGTGGCAGCTTTTGAATTGACTACTTATGCTGAAGTAGTTCAAaaagcaatggtaattgaaggcgAAAGTGAgcagaatcagaaggagaaaggcaacaaaaagagaagatttgaatcgGGAGAAGAAGGCACAAGTTACAAGGGCCAGAATCAAAAAGTTAATCAAAGGTTTAAACTTCAAAGTGGACCCGGAAACTTCAAGAAGAGAGAATCTGGGAACAAGTCACAAGAAAACAGATTTCAATCGAGTGGACAGAAACCCCTGCAAGGATCAATTCCGGAGTGTAAAGTTTGTAATAAGAAGCATACGGGGATTTGCAACAAGGCGAACGTAGTTTGTTACAAGTGTCATGCAAAAGGCCACTATGCTCATGAATGTAAGAATCAGAAGGCCAATGTCACGTGCTACAAGTGTGGTAGAGTGGGACATGTGTCAAGGGAATGCAAAGGAGCGGTTAACAATCAATTGCTACAAATGACTGCTATGCCGTATCCGATGAATCAAGCAACTCCTATGCCAGCACCATCATTTCCAATGCCTTTCAATCAACCTCAAATGGCATCATCCTCATCTCATCCAGCTTTGACCTATCCGGCACAAGCAAGGACTTTCAACATGAATGTAAAGGATGCAATTCAAAGTTCTGATGTAGtttcaggtacgctttctgtgaaCGCTGCTAGTGCTAAAGTATTGATTGACTCGGGAGCTACAAGGTCATTTATTTCGAaatcttttgttgataagttgaattgtgaaaccCAATTGATGCATGAACCCCTATCCGTTGTCTTAGCTAATCAAGATAGAATATCTGTAGAACATGTGTGCCCCCATTGTACAATAGTGATAGCCGGACACGTTTTTCCTGCGAGTCTTATTCCTTTCTAG